A window of the Streptomyces griseochromogenes genome harbors these coding sequences:
- the eccB gene encoding type VII secretion protein EccB, whose product MASRRDELNAYTFAKRRTLASFLQPSPSGSEEGAPKPLSALVPGLVVGAVVLAVFGAVGMFSPTAPKGWDEPEEHVIVASKSTTRYVVLKTGKQTQLHPVLNMASAKLLLDPSKASVITVDEKVLDSGKPPHGATIGIPYAPDRLPSSDEASAAKRWAVCERPGDGGRAIQKAAFVLAKKEWSKTEGSAELTGGDLMYVVGPDGKTQYVVDAQGTAYEIQKSAGADNRELLRALDTQGRAPQRVSQEWLDTLHKGSPIAIPPIQGTPGQKANASSLLGEYDKVGEVVKAYDGQTMRYYVVLQGKVAGISEFTATLLLNSGALGGTGQAGEAQQVSPASVADSTPFSEQKNWPTGKPRMVNDGSHTTSGRNTVCNVLNSVANDGSTTLSTWVGTDFPAQLPTGSSSAYATPGSGQLYRQFQGTETSVGGVFLVTDTGLRYALQSNSDSATDDKGIGTSAHQRKDELSEAKIAQIRLGYEKVTPAPIPMAWSTFLPTGPRLSEAAARQPQGS is encoded by the coding sequence ATGGCATCACGGCGGGACGAACTCAACGCCTACACCTTCGCGAAGCGCCGTACGCTCGCGTCATTCCTGCAGCCCTCGCCCTCCGGCTCAGAGGAGGGCGCTCCCAAGCCGCTGAGTGCATTGGTGCCCGGCCTCGTCGTCGGCGCCGTGGTCCTCGCGGTGTTCGGCGCAGTCGGCATGTTCAGCCCGACGGCACCCAAGGGCTGGGACGAGCCGGAAGAGCACGTCATCGTCGCCAGCAAGTCCACGACTCGGTATGTCGTACTGAAGACGGGCAAGCAGACCCAACTGCACCCGGTTCTCAACATGGCCTCGGCCAAGCTCCTCCTGGACCCCAGCAAGGCCAGCGTCATCACCGTGGACGAGAAGGTTCTCGACAGCGGCAAGCCCCCGCACGGCGCGACCATCGGTATCCCCTACGCTCCCGACCGCCTGCCCTCCTCGGACGAGGCCTCGGCCGCCAAGCGCTGGGCGGTCTGCGAACGCCCCGGCGACGGTGGCCGGGCCATCCAGAAGGCGGCCTTCGTCCTCGCGAAGAAGGAATGGTCCAAGACGGAAGGGTCCGCCGAGCTCACCGGCGGCGACCTGATGTACGTCGTCGGCCCGGACGGCAAGACCCAGTACGTCGTGGACGCCCAGGGCACGGCGTACGAGATCCAGAAGTCGGCCGGCGCGGACAACCGGGAGCTGCTCAGAGCCCTCGACACCCAGGGCCGCGCCCCGCAGCGCGTCTCGCAGGAGTGGCTCGACACCCTGCACAAGGGCTCCCCGATCGCGATCCCGCCCATCCAGGGCACGCCGGGCCAGAAGGCGAACGCCTCCAGCCTGCTGGGCGAGTACGACAAGGTCGGCGAGGTCGTGAAGGCGTACGACGGCCAGACGATGCGCTACTACGTCGTGCTCCAGGGCAAGGTGGCCGGCATCTCCGAGTTCACGGCCACACTGCTCCTCAACAGCGGCGCCCTCGGCGGCACCGGCCAGGCCGGCGAGGCGCAGCAGGTCAGCCCCGCCTCGGTCGCCGACAGCACGCCGTTCTCGGAGCAGAAGAACTGGCCGACGGGCAAGCCGCGGATGGTGAACGACGGCTCGCACACCACCAGCGGCCGCAACACGGTCTGCAACGTCCTGAACTCCGTCGCCAACGACGGCAGCACCACCCTGTCGACCTGGGTGGGCACGGACTTCCCCGCCCAGCTGCCCACCGGCTCCTCCAGCGCATACGCCACGCCGGGCTCCGGCCAGCTCTACCGCCAGTTCCAGGGCACGGAGACCTCGGTCGGCGGCGTCTTCCTGGTCACCGACACGGGCCTGCGCTACGCCCTCCAGTCCAACAGCGACAGCGCCACCGACGACAAGGGCATCGGCACCTCCGCCCACCAGCGCAAGGATGAGCTGAGCGAGGCCAAGATCGCCCAGATCCGGCTCGGCTACGAGAAGGTGACCCCCGCTCCCATCCCCATGGCGTGGTCGACGTTCCTGCCGACGGGCCCGCGCTTGTCCGAGGCGGCGGCACGGCAGCCGCAGGGTTCGTGA
- the mycP gene encoding type VII secretion-associated serine protease mycosin produces MLKARMSGTGSPTATAGATVPRAVPAGMTVARTVAVRTVVTAAAVALTTTTTVIALPATSARADDGQCTFPSKKYSGRPWALQRVNLDELWAVSTGKNVRVAVIDTGVDVKNPQLSKAVEVSKGENLLPPKNSKGEKIDRGNASGTTDTVGHGTRVAGIIAARKASGTGFVGLAPDATIIPIKQNDADGDGTTATLAKAITDAVKKGADVINISQDTANAVAGGQTLLNAVNYALHNKVVVVASAGNDGLGGNVKVTYPASYPGVLAVAASDRNNERAPFSQSGDFVGVAAPGVDMISTVPGGGHCSDNGTSFSAPYVAGVAALLKSKYPKWSAQQVVAQIEQTAERSIPGHDRLVGWGVVDPEKALTDVDPEHPVASPSPEDGVVRGEAPSVTPLHIGETAQERDTRMSTYVVVGSLVMVAGLSGTAVAVRDARRRRGGRAKTG; encoded by the coding sequence ATGCTGAAGGCAAGGATGTCGGGGACCGGGAGTCCTACGGCGACGGCCGGAGCGACGGTGCCCCGCGCGGTGCCGGCTGGTATGACGGTGGCCCGTACGGTGGCGGTTCGTACGGTGGTGACGGCCGCCGCGGTGGCGCTCACCACGACGACCACCGTGATCGCCCTCCCGGCCACCTCGGCCCGGGCGGACGACGGTCAGTGCACGTTCCCGTCGAAGAAATACTCCGGCCGACCGTGGGCGCTGCAACGCGTCAACCTGGACGAGCTGTGGGCGGTTTCGACGGGCAAGAACGTCAGGGTGGCCGTCATCGACACCGGGGTCGACGTCAAGAACCCACAGCTCAGCAAGGCCGTGGAAGTGTCCAAGGGTGAAAACCTGCTGCCGCCCAAGAACTCCAAGGGAGAGAAGATAGACCGCGGCAACGCCTCCGGCACCACGGACACCGTCGGCCACGGCACCCGCGTGGCGGGCATCATCGCGGCCCGCAAGGCGTCGGGCACGGGCTTCGTGGGCCTGGCCCCGGACGCGACGATCATCCCGATCAAGCAGAACGACGCGGACGGTGACGGCACGACGGCCACGCTGGCCAAGGCGATCACGGACGCGGTCAAAAAGGGCGCGGACGTCATCAACATCTCCCAGGACACGGCCAACGCAGTCGCGGGCGGCCAGACGCTGCTGAACGCCGTGAACTACGCCCTGCACAACAAGGTCGTCGTCGTGGCCTCGGCCGGCAACGACGGCCTGGGCGGCAACGTCAAGGTGACGTACCCGGCGTCGTACCCGGGCGTCCTGGCGGTGGCGGCATCCGACCGCAACAACGAACGGGCTCCCTTTTCACAGTCGGGAGATTTCGTGGGAGTCGCCGCTCCCGGTGTCGACATGATCTCCACCGTTCCCGGCGGCGGTCACTGCTCGGACAACGGCACGAGCTTCTCGGCGCCGTACGTGGCGGGTGTCGCAGCTCTGCTCAAGTCCAAGTACCCGAAATGGTCGGCCCAGCAGGTCGTCGCCCAGATCGAACAGACCGCGGAACGCTCCATCCCGGGGCACGACCGGCTGGTGGGCTGGGGCGTCGTGGACCCGGAGAAGGCGCTCACGGACGTCGACCCGGAGCACCCCGTGGCATCCCCCTCGCCCGAGGACGGCGTGGTCAGGGGCGAGGCGCCGTCCGTGACGCCCCTGCACATCGGCGAGACGGCCCAGGAGCGGGACACCCGTATGTCCACCTACGTGGTGGTCGGAAGCCTCGTCATGGTGGCGGGCCTGAGCGGCACGGCCGTCGCGGTCCGCGATGCGCGACGCCGCCGCGGGGGGCGGGCGAAGACCGGCTGA
- a CDS encoding DUF397 domain-containing protein, which produces MNPSWQKSSYCSEGNACIYIAATPGTIHLTESTDPTGAVLTTTPAAFRSLLTALKQEPAPANRSDEGDAPFRLRSADIMVTTTRHKWNAFVLGVRAGEFDHFVEDIDGEYDSGTRTSPGSQRLCHRPTNDGYIASVL; this is translated from the coding sequence ATGAACCCGAGCTGGCAGAAGTCCTCTTATTGCAGCGAGGGCAACGCCTGCATATACATCGCCGCCACCCCCGGCACCATCCACCTCACCGAATCCACCGACCCCACCGGAGCGGTCCTCACCACCACCCCGGCCGCCTTCCGTTCCCTCCTCACCGCCCTCAAGCAGGAACCGGCCCCCGCCAACCGGAGCGACGAGGGCGATGCCCCGTTCCGCCTCCGCTCGGCGGACATCATGGTCACGACCACCCGCCACAAGTGGAACGCCTTCGTACTCGGCGTACGGGCAGGCGAGTTCGACCACTTCGTCGAGGACATCGACGGCGAGTACGACTCCGGCACTAGAACCTCACCCGGCTCCCAACGGCTGTGTCACAGACCTACAAACGACGGCTACATCGCGAGTGTGTTGTGA
- a CDS encoding helix-turn-helix domain-containing protein → MRSNPTGRQLRLGTELRKLRENAGLTATEAGQLLGSKQTLVSNIEAGRAGVSPERVRALAGHYGCSDPALVEALAAMTGDRKRGWWEEYREILPSALLDLSELEHHARSLRDSTTARIPGLLQTREYALEIFRQAVTELPPPDIEHRLSFRIKRQAILFRGDNPTPYEAIIHEAALRMKVGGSRVARQQLQHLLDMSERDHITLRTITFGVGAYPGSGQSIFYAYGPVPQLDTVQLDQSHGVTFLDADAQLHKYRTLFDRVDAVALSPDKTRDHIHDLMREL, encoded by the coding sequence GTGAGATCCAACCCGACGGGTCGCCAACTCCGCTTGGGCACCGAGCTGCGCAAACTACGTGAGAACGCCGGTCTGACGGCCACCGAGGCCGGTCAACTGCTGGGCTCCAAACAGACGCTGGTCAGCAACATCGAGGCAGGCCGTGCCGGAGTGAGCCCCGAACGGGTCCGCGCGCTGGCCGGTCACTACGGCTGCTCGGACCCAGCCCTGGTCGAGGCCCTCGCCGCCATGACCGGCGACCGGAAACGCGGCTGGTGGGAGGAGTACCGCGAGATCCTGCCGAGCGCACTGCTCGATCTGTCCGAGCTGGAGCACCACGCCCGCTCACTGCGCGACTCCACCACAGCCCGTATCCCCGGCCTGCTCCAGACCCGCGAGTACGCGCTCGAAATCTTCCGTCAGGCAGTCACCGAACTCCCGCCGCCCGACATCGAGCACCGGCTGTCCTTTCGCATCAAGCGGCAGGCAATCCTCTTCCGAGGGGACAACCCGACCCCGTACGAGGCGATCATCCACGAGGCCGCACTGCGCATGAAGGTCGGCGGCTCCAGAGTTGCCCGCCAGCAGCTGCAGCATCTCCTCGACATGAGCGAACGCGACCACATCACCCTGCGCACCATCACGTTCGGTGTCGGCGCCTACCCGGGCTCCGGTCAGTCCATCTTCTACGCCTACGGCCCGGTGCCGCAGTTGGACACCGTCCAGCTCGATCAGTCCCACGGCGTGACATTCCTCGACGCCGACGCCCAACTACACAAGTACCGAACGCTCTTCGACCGGGTCGACGCCGTCGCACTCAGCCCGGACAAGACCCGCGACCACATCCATGACCTGATGCGAGAGCTGTGA
- a CDS encoding ATP-binding protein produces the protein MSTVSKPWTYTLHLPHDPRAPGIARATLRTVLAAHDLSLLTPTAELVAAELLANAHLHTAGPYALRLLGRGSGRVTVAVWDADPRVPPGFAADGVAPVAVTESEGDAESGRGLQLVRACADAWGVSVLRELGASRGGKLLWADCQSSDFS, from the coding sequence ATGTCCACCGTATCCAAGCCCTGGACCTACACCCTCCATCTCCCGCACGATCCACGCGCACCGGGGATCGCCCGCGCGACCCTCCGTACCGTCCTCGCCGCGCATGACCTCTCCCTGCTCACCCCGACCGCCGAACTCGTGGCCGCCGAGCTGCTCGCCAACGCGCATCTGCACACCGCAGGGCCCTACGCGCTCCGGCTCCTCGGCAGGGGGTCGGGACGGGTGACGGTGGCCGTATGGGACGCGGACCCGCGCGTGCCACCCGGGTTCGCGGCCGACGGCGTCGCACCCGTCGCCGTAACGGAGTCGGAGGGCGACGCGGAAAGCGGGCGTGGCCTGCAGCTCGTGCGGGCCTGTGCCGATGCGTGGGGTGTCTCCGTGCTGCGGGAGCTGGGGGCGTCCAGGGGCGGGAAGCTGCTGTGGGCGGACTGTCAGAGTAGTGACTTCTCGTAA
- a CDS encoding S8 family serine peptidase, translated as MRAVGAVVGALTVVTVGLAPGAAASDEQSKQWYLSPMQAEQMWKVSTGKGVKIALIDSGVNANTPSLKGQVLTDEVPKAVAYHATVDYAGHGTSMAELIAGTGAGGGLKGLAPGAKIVPYRTNLEGIKGAKEEAKTPEPAQALRAAADTDAKIISFSFGGMGSDEDEAAVKYALSKGKLLIAAVGNDGKNSQADYPASYPYVIGVASVDKTLTASSFSSGGGYADLAAPGEGYPGYCDGGTVRYCDNRQGTSPATALTSAAAALIWSAHPDWTLYQVERALLDTAGRTWPKDKPSKYLGFGVIRPRVVLADKNYDPGPANVDPLQKQDGHEWASVAPVAPKAAPSSSASATSQPQQKGSTGATSAAGSSAGSSNGGSSNTTWIALGAAGAVVVIGGGAWALARARRAR; from the coding sequence GTGCGCGCGGTGGGTGCAGTTGTCGGCGCCCTGACCGTTGTGACCGTGGGCTTGGCCCCAGGTGCCGCTGCGTCCGACGAACAGTCGAAGCAGTGGTACCTGAGCCCCATGCAAGCCGAACAGATGTGGAAGGTAAGCACGGGGAAGGGAGTCAAGATCGCGCTCATCGACAGCGGGGTGAACGCGAACACACCGTCGCTCAAGGGGCAGGTTCTGACCGATGAGGTCCCCAAGGCGGTGGCTTATCACGCGACGGTCGACTACGCGGGCCATGGCACGAGCATGGCCGAGTTGATAGCAGGTACTGGGGCAGGCGGTGGGCTGAAGGGGCTGGCACCAGGAGCCAAGATCGTTCCCTACCGCACCAACCTCGAGGGGATCAAGGGGGCAAAGGAAGAGGCCAAGACGCCGGAGCCGGCGCAGGCACTGAGGGCCGCTGCCGATACTGACGCAAAGATCATCAGTTTCTCGTTCGGCGGCATGGGAAGTGACGAGGACGAGGCTGCGGTCAAATATGCGCTTTCGAAGGGCAAGCTACTGATCGCAGCAGTGGGTAATGACGGGAAGAACAGCCAGGCCGACTATCCCGCCTCCTACCCCTACGTCATCGGTGTTGCGTCGGTCGACAAGACCCTAACCGCGTCCAGCTTTTCCTCGGGCGGAGGCTATGCCGACCTGGCAGCTCCTGGCGAGGGTTATCCAGGCTATTGCGACGGCGGTACCGTCCGCTATTGCGACAACCGCCAAGGCACAAGCCCGGCCACCGCACTCACCTCAGCCGCTGCCGCTTTGATCTGGTCGGCACACCCCGACTGGACTCTGTATCAGGTTGAGCGGGCCCTTCTTGACACCGCTGGACGTACCTGGCCGAAGGACAAACCCAGCAAGTATCTCGGCTTCGGAGTCATCCGTCCCCGCGTGGTCCTGGCGGACAAGAATTACGACCCCGGTCCCGCCAATGTCGATCCGCTCCAGAAACAGGACGGTCACGAGTGGGCAAGCGTGGCCCCTGTGGCCCCCAAAGCCGCTCCTTCCTCCTCTGCATCAGCCACGTCACAACCCCAGCAAAAGGGTTCCACCGGCGCGACCTCGGCGGCAGGATCGAGTGCTGGGTCGTCAAATGGTGGTAGCAGCAACACCACTTGGATCGCACTGGGCGCCGCCGGTGCGGTCGTCGTGATCGGCGGCGGCGCATGGGCTCTCGCGCGGGCACGACGCGCCAGGTGA
- a CDS encoding WXG100 family type VII secretion target has product MVSGKQKLEDAAVVTLEKQMVEKYENIQKNVHALQGVIDGLEGQWHGIGRAAFDKKQYEINQSLRNIGNILGDVIEAMTTTRKIKDSKEDEVRAAVNKIDLQDGAPTVPTSSLSSY; this is encoded by the coding sequence ATGGTCAGCGGAAAGCAGAAGCTCGAAGATGCCGCAGTAGTCACCCTCGAGAAGCAGATGGTGGAGAAGTACGAGAACATCCAGAAGAACGTGCACGCCCTCCAGGGCGTCATCGACGGCCTTGAGGGCCAGTGGCACGGCATCGGCCGCGCCGCGTTCGACAAGAAGCAGTACGAGATCAACCAGTCGCTGCGGAACATCGGCAACATTCTCGGTGACGTCATCGAGGCGATGACCACGACGCGCAAGATCAAGGACAGCAAGGAAGACGAAGTCCGCGCGGCGGTCAACAAGATCGACCTCCAGGACGGCGCTCCGACCGTTCCGACGTCCTCCCTCAGCTCCTACTAA
- a CDS encoding WXG100 family type VII secretion target, translating into MANNADGLSVHYDGLDIAATSIGNQAKQLESDLAELRGLVVKSQQYWEGQAQGTFHEKLQRWDKEANDIHEALRGIGHVVGQSGGTYMEGDKKAATYFQ; encoded by the coding sequence ATGGCCAACAACGCTGATGGGCTGTCCGTCCATTATGACGGGCTCGACATTGCCGCAACCAGCATCGGTAACCAGGCGAAGCAGCTCGAGTCGGACCTGGCGGAGCTCCGCGGCCTGGTCGTGAAGAGCCAGCAGTACTGGGAGGGCCAGGCCCAGGGCACCTTCCACGAGAAGCTGCAGCGCTGGGACAAGGAAGCGAACGACATCCACGAGGCCCTGCGGGGTATCGGTCACGTCGTCGGCCAGTCCGGCGGTACGTACATGGAAGGCGACAAGAAGGCGGCCACCTACTTCCAGTAG